The nucleotide sequence CAGCTTTGGACTTTGTTTGATTACCAACTTGTAATAGCAATGCTTCTGGTATTGATTGGAACAGCAGAGCCCTGGCAAGATCGTTCTTCTCAACGTCATTTGACCCTGGATCAATTGTTTCCCAAACCTTATTCACTCGCAGCATCACCTCTATCTTCATGGACCAAACCGTGTAGTTGGAACTGTTTAGCATCGGAGACTGCAATGATGAATGACTTCCTTCCTTCGGTTTATTGGTGATGGTAGCTAATTCACTCATGTTTTAAATCGGAACCTggatagctctgataccaaatatagagtCTGAATATTAAGATTAAGAATTATAAAAGATATCTCCTTTTATTAGCTTTGAAACTCACTCAAAACAAagcctctcaatctctctctctcaaactcataCATAAATATAGAGTCTGAATATTAAGATTAAGAATTATAAAAGATATCTCCTTTTATTAGCTTTGAAACTCACTCAAAACAAagcctctcaatctctctctctcaaactcataCATAAATATAGAGTCTGAATATTAAGATTAAGAATTATAAAAGATATCTCCTTTTATTAGCTTTGAAACTCACTCAAAACAAagcctctcaatctctctctctcaaactcataCATAAATATAGAGTCTGAATATTAAGATTAAGAATTATAAAAGATATCTCCTTTTATTAGCTTTGAAACTCACTCAAAACAAagcctctcaatctctctctctcaaactcataCATCAATCTCTCATCAATGTATCTCTATTTAtataacaccaaaaacaaaaaccaaatcctaTTAGGAATCCTTCTATGcctagatatctcctaaatatatTTGATCTTATCTTCCTTAACCATTGTTCGGTTAAATAATTAACTTACTACTCAAGTTAAACCTCAAGCTTATCCAACAATGTTCACTTAATATAATGACCAACTTAATAGTTGATGTAATCGTAATTTGAGGAACAAGATAATTACTTTAATCTTTAAGGAATGCGCATATAAATTAACGTATAATCCAAATAAACTCAACACATAGGAAAGAAtcgttgtttcttttttagttttcttgctATAAGGTAAATAAAGAATCGTTGTTTCAactcatatataattataaatagtatGAAAAAGAACAGAGTAATAGTGAATTTACAGTAAGCCTTTATAGATTACGATTGGTATTAAGTTACAACCTAAAGGAGAAGAGAtcgagagaagaaaaaaaacaatatgtaataaaaacaaaaagaatcaatGGGGAGAAGCAGGACGAACTTTGGTTTTGAAGAGGAGAATGTAGAGTTTGTCCattgagaaataaataaaacaacctGTGGAGTGTGTCACGAACGACCCGAAACTTGACCCTACGATGCAATGCCATGCTGGTCCATACCCTTTGTCAAATTCCTGCATATTTTTTACAATATCTCACTTACATCAATATAAATCCCTTACGCAAGTGaacaaaactgaaataaataattgaaaatttggaTCCTTTTTACAAGAAAATGGATCTGGTTAAAATTTCAACTATGTCATCAGAATGTCAGACTTGTTTTACCAAATGTCTCTCTACACAATATTTCTCGAAATGATCTTTATAGTAGTCAATCCTTAACGtgaagattgagagagagagacaaaagagGGATCCAGAAAATAAGTTAGAAAAAGGGATAAGAGTTTGGAAGAGGACCACATGGCTCTGTTGGGTCATTCCCCTTGATGCCCTTTTCATACATTAGCTGGACCATTTCCCCATcactctgttttcttatttaattctCTTAATCTATTCACTCTTCCatccattttatttttgtagatccaaaaaaccaataaattaattgttttctaaTAGTATTTGCAGCCCATTGAACACCCGGTCATTTGTTTGATATTGACATCGAATATCATGAAAAAAGCAATTGGTTATAATAAGGCTTAAGAGAGATGGATGATGTGTCATTTTCCTAGCATACTTTGTAGTCCTTTTAATGACTTAGCGACAATAAGTAATTTAGATGTTTTAGGTATAAAGAATGAGATGTTTGCCTACTTGTTCGTAGATATGTGGCTTGAACGAAAAAACCAATAGAAGCTATCTCAGTCTCATCATCAATTTCTATGCCCATTCCAACAATTTAACATACAAATTTTAAGGACAAACACAATAAACTTAGAGACGTTCTAACACTGTAAAATGTTGAACCTAAAACACCAAGACAAGATTAAATACTCAATTACTTACTCATATTTCTAAAACGGGATTAATCATAGACCAAACTCCAATCTAATCCAAAAGTCTTTAGTTAAcatgaaaacacacaaaagaagtAATTccagtaatatataaaatatatatattctagggATATTATAAGTTTTGGTATTTATCAATCTTTTTTGTCCTTGACTTGATGAAAAATCAGACTCTTGGGATATAGAAATATTCATGCATATgtaaattatatgattaaataagagaaagagacaaaaaggagaagaggaaaaaaagggGTTACTAACCTTCTTGAGATTGAAAGCCATGTGCTTCGAACTAAACTTCTCCAAACTATCTAAAGTCATTCTCGCACACCTAAACGCATGTGCCTGCATAAACCCCGGCATGTCCGCAGCTAGTATCCTCACCGTCAACATCTCCGCTGCTGCAGCTATCCTCGCCGCCGTATCCTTCTCCACGTGAGACACCGATTTCCTCCCCTCCTCCGccgcaccaccaccaccgtctctctttctttcgtTATTTCTACTACTACAAGTCTCCAACTCGAAGATGTCTCTCATCAcatggttttgtgttttgtgcGACTGGACGATTGGTTTTGCTTCTACTTCGACTTGAGGTATCGATGGTCGGATCGGGATCTTTGGtttggatttagggtttatgagtGAATGCTTCGAAGTTGTGATGGAGAATTTGTAGAAGTTCATGAGActtttcttcttcgactttttggttctctcttcattcatttttgtttatttttttcctttttcccgTAACAATATTTTGTTGTGGAACTCTTTTAGTGGCTCATATGCGTTATTTATACGGAAGAGTCAAGAGACATACTTTTAGTCCTCTCtctattatttcttttgataattGAATATATAGAACAAATcccttttataataaaacggaagtacacaacattgttttggtagactttataattttaataaatggttacaaataggttatacatatattataaattaatccatatattaattgtaacaaataaaacttaattgtaacagaaaatcttaaactggttattccaaattgatagttcatggatattccaaaactttattttcggaagatcacgtatatggttccaaatatctagaatcacaatattactgatttattttccacatattttattgataaacatAAACCACATcaattaaaaagttattaaagggataaaaatagtttaatctcaataaaaaaaaaatcaaatctcgCTAATTTAACAAGACTAATTGTGATCTTCGGGATcgtattcagaaattaaaaattaaactttaatgctagattaggaccgtgataaaccacatcaattaaaaagttattaaagggataaaaatagtttaatctcaatcataaaaagaatcaaatctCGCTAATTTAACAAGACTAATTGTGATCTTCCGGATCgcattcagaaattaaaaattaaaccttaatgctagattaggaccgtgctagagcacggattgaaatttcttttatttatattacaattttagaataaaatataatttatatgatagattttaaaagtttttaaagtccTAATCTATCATTAATCGTGATCTTCGGAATcgtattttattctaaatttattatataaataaaactaatttcaatccgtgctctagcacggatcataatctagtttaataattattattataacaaaacgAAGTGCATCCTATGCgtaccatatacatatataacattttcttatgaacttttatttttatatagacTGGTctgcaaaaatataataattaaaattgtaactgGCTAAGAGTGTACTAACTAAAATATTAACTAATCTAGTGTCACATGTAAATAATTTGCTTAGCAGCATCTTAATAAGGGTCATGATGGTTATTATAAGTTTTGCACAATGTTCATTTTTATGGACTTGCTTTGCTAAAACACAAATCTTAAActataaaaacagagcaataatCCTAAATTCAGAATCAATGAGGCAGTACCTCCCAATTGGAGCTAGTTGAAGTGACAGTGTGGCGCTGACGGAAGATCACCAGCGATAAAAATGACACAGGAGAATCAGAACGTGAAACCTGACTAGCGATCTCTTTTTTCATGTGTATGTTTTCTATTTACAtgaattattgtattttattttctttctttttggtaaaaatagTGATTCTGTGATCTAAAGCTCAGTTAATAGTAAATTCAAAAATTGCATTTggtttttcatttcttattaTAGTCATTTGACTCATTTCCATGCCGTTCAATATGTAAGATAACACCATAATACTGTATACTACATTTTGTTGGAATTctctaaatagttttttttcccttcatatttgtttgtttatgtagtTTAGTATCATCGTTTTGTTGTTTAAATCTATTAGATCAAATTATTGGTGACAGAACATCGACACTAATAATAAACGATGATATTGCAAGTCAGAGTCAAATTTGTCGTAATTTAATCACCGGTATTAATAGCCCTTTAATCTCTCATATACAGTGTAATCTTCGCATTCAATGTGTATTCCTGAATAATCTCATTTTTCAATTATTCAACCATTTCATTTTACCAAGTTCAATGTTAGCCAGATTAGTTAACATTTATATGTTTCGATGCAACAACAAGATGTTATTTGTAACAAGTAGTTTTGTTGGTTGGTTAATTGGTCACATTTTATTCATGAAATGGGTTGGATTGGTATTAGTCTGGATACacttcaaattaattaaaccgGCTCGGCCGTATCAACACCAAGCTAAGACAATAATAAGAGCAgagataaattaaattaagttaTGTGGTTTAGAAAGTGAATAGGGTTGATTTGTAGAATCAAACCATGTGGCTTTGTTCTAAGTCAAGTGAAATTAACCTCTTATTTTCATGTCAACTAGTGAAATCAACATGAATATATTAGAGtatgattaattaataagtTAATTCTGTATGTTGACAAGAACACTTATTGTTCTCAAACACTGTTTTCCGGGTCCCCGAATCTGATATTTTTATAGTCGTTACCCTTATCGATTAATGCTCAGCAAATCAGGACCCTCTTGGCTCTTGTCATCCAACCAATTTGGTAGGGGTCTtacacaattttgtttttaattaagaatttatgtgcatttgttttgtttatagtgtgtgtttttaaaaaatctatagcAAGATATCGTGACAATATTTATGGTAGTACAACAAAACGTAATTGAATtccaatataaaattatatattattagcCACAGATTTTTGGTGGCCAAGGAGTTATTAAATCTgtagtgatatatataaatcaaatattaatcaCGCATGTCGATAGATTAAGTTTGTGGTTGTAACAGTGATATATAAATGTGTGGTCAATCGTTTCAAAAATGCAACGAAGTAACCACAGTGAATATTCGTGCGTATGACCATAGATTTGCTTAGCTATGTGGGTTAAGTAATCACTAAACAGCGACTACGTTATTGATATCATAAATGAATGTATATTGGTACAGACTGCCACTATGGTATGAGGCCAATTGACAGTTTCTATTGGTCATGTTTATGTTAGTGGCTATATAGCGAACACATGGCTAGCTACAAATATTTATAGAGTTGGTTAATTACTACTACGTAGTTAGTAATATAATCCACATATACCTaattagttaaaatata is from Camelina sativa cultivar DH55 chromosome 20, Cs, whole genome shotgun sequence and encodes:
- the LOC104770391 gene encoding uncharacterized protein LOC104770391 isoform X1; amino-acid sequence: MNEERTKKSKKKSLMNFYKFSITTSKHSLINPKSKPKIPIRPSIPQVEVEAKPIVQSHKTQNHVMRDIFELETCSSRNNERKRDGGGGAAEEGRKSVSHVEKDTAARIAAAAEMLTVRILAADMPGFMQAHAFRCARMTLDSLEKFSSKHMAFNLKKEFDKGYGPAWHCIVGSSFGSFVTHSTGCFIYFSMDKLYILLFKTKVRPASPH
- the LOC104770391 gene encoding uncharacterized protein LOC104770391 isoform X2; this translates as MNEERTKKSKKKSLMNFYKFSITTSKHSLINPKSKPKIPIRPSIPQVEVEAKPIVQSHKTQNHVMRDIFELETCSSRNNERKRDGGGGAAEEGRKSVSHVEKDTAARIAAAAEMLTVRILAADMPGFMQAHAFRCARMTLDSLEKFSSKHMAFNLKKKTINLLVFWIYKNKMDGRVNRLRELNKKTE